From Prosthecobacter sp., the proteins below share one genomic window:
- a CDS encoding lactonase family protein has product MKVLFTLLCLATSVLAGPTIVYISESGEKRIAIWSLNETSGELTREGEAPLPGAPGSLSISPDRRHLYASVRSAMQFATLDVDAKTGALSNPTFADAGFNAAYVFADKTGRWLLAASYSEGMVGLSAIKDGRVTGLPVVTVETGKKAHCIQVDPANRFAFVPHVGELNKVEQLRFDAQAGTLTRNTPQHLPGGEGEGPRHMQFHPNGKWAYFVNEQGKSVTLCDYDAANGTLKARQSVPTVPEDWRTKGSCADIHISADGRFVYASNRGHDSLAVFSVNAQTGELTPHGQTPTEKTPRSFCLVPGDQFVVSAGEGSHKLIVFRRNAETGALTPLKTYDCGKGPAWVMSMKFD; this is encoded by the coding sequence ATGAAAGTACTCTTCACGCTGCTCTGCCTTGCCACCTCTGTCCTTGCCGGGCCGACCATTGTCTATATCTCCGAAAGCGGCGAAAAACGCATCGCTATCTGGTCGCTGAATGAAACGTCGGGCGAATTGACGCGAGAGGGCGAAGCGCCGCTTCCCGGAGCACCGGGCAGTCTCTCCATCAGCCCGGATCGCAGGCATCTGTATGCCTCCGTGCGCTCGGCGATGCAGTTTGCCACGCTTGATGTCGATGCGAAAACCGGGGCGCTCTCGAATCCGACCTTCGCGGATGCTGGATTCAATGCTGCCTACGTTTTCGCCGATAAAACGGGCCGCTGGCTGCTCGCCGCATCTTACAGCGAGGGCATGGTCGGATTGTCGGCGATCAAGGATGGTCGTGTGACTGGATTGCCGGTCGTCACGGTCGAAACGGGCAAAAAGGCGCACTGCATCCAGGTCGATCCGGCGAACCGTTTCGCCTTCGTTCCACATGTGGGCGAGCTGAACAAGGTTGAGCAACTCCGCTTCGATGCGCAGGCCGGAACACTCACGCGCAACACGCCGCAGCATCTCCCCGGCGGCGAGGGCGAGGGGCCGCGTCACATGCAGTTTCATCCGAACGGCAAGTGGGCCTACTTCGTCAACGAGCAGGGCAAAAGTGTCACGCTGTGCGATTACGATGCCGCCAACGGTACGCTCAAAGCCCGCCAAAGCGTCCCCACCGTGCCCGAGGACTGGCGCACGAAAGGCTCCTGCGCCGACATCCACATCAGCGCCGACGGACGCTTCGTCTATGCCTCGAATCGCGGTCACGACAGCCTCGCCGTCTTTTCCGTGAATGCGCAGACCGGCGAGCTCACACCGCACGGCCAGACACCGACGGAAAAAACGCCGCGCTCCTTCTGCCTCGTGCCCGGTGATCAATTCGTCGTGTCCGCGGGTGAAGGCTCGCACAAGCTCATCGTCTTCCGCCGCAACGCCGAAACCGGCGCTCTCACCCCGCTCAAAACCTACGACTGCGGCAAAGGCCCTGCATGGGTGATGAGCATGAAGTTTGACTGA
- a CDS encoding arylsulfatase encodes MTRFRAVFALLFALSPSLFAAKPNIIVIMADDLGYGDVGCYGAKAVKTPNIDKLAAEGLRFTSGYCSASTCTPTRFSLLTGTYAFRQKGTGVAPPNGPALIKPGTETMASILKKAGYATAVIGKWHLGLGDPKPDWNGDLKPGPLEIGFDHCLLLPTTNDRVPQVYVDDHRVKNLDPKDPLWVGDKAPDENHPTGLTHRDTLRMNWTHGHNQTIHNGIGRIGFYTGGKAARFRDEDLGDAWIKESNQWIEAHKDQPFFLYFASHDIHVPRMPHERFQGQTPLGFRGDAIVEFDWSVGEIMKTLDRLKLAENTLIVLCSDNGPVLDDGYVDGAVEKLGSHEPAGPFSGGKYSVFEGGTRTPFIAKWAGRIKPGVSDEVVCTVDLAASFAALTSTPLAENACLDSQNILPALLGDPGAKGREALLQQDNNGNNLGLRMGDWKLVRMKNKGASKAVVTKKKRDDAGGVHRLYYLPDDAAETKDVSAEQPERLKTMIAKMNEIVAAERTRK; translated from the coding sequence ATGACCCGATTCCGCGCTGTTTTCGCTCTTCTCTTCGCCCTCAGCCCTTCGCTCTTCGCCGCGAAGCCTAACATCATCGTCATCATGGCGGATGACCTTGGTTACGGCGACGTGGGTTGCTACGGCGCGAAGGCGGTGAAGACGCCGAACATCGACAAACTGGCCGCCGAGGGCCTGCGCTTCACTAGTGGCTATTGCAGCGCCTCCACCTGCACGCCGACGCGTTTTTCGCTGCTGACGGGAACATACGCGTTTCGCCAAAAAGGCACCGGTGTGGCTCCTCCGAATGGTCCGGCGCTGATCAAGCCCGGCACGGAGACAATGGCCTCGATTTTAAAGAAAGCGGGCTATGCCACCGCAGTGATCGGTAAATGGCACCTCGGTCTCGGCGATCCGAAACCGGACTGGAATGGCGATTTGAAGCCCGGGCCGCTCGAAATCGGTTTTGATCACTGCCTGCTGCTTCCGACCACGAACGACCGCGTGCCGCAGGTGTATGTGGACGACCATCGCGTGAAAAATCTCGACCCGAAAGACCCTCTGTGGGTGGGCGACAAAGCACCAGATGAAAATCATCCCACCGGCCTCACGCATCGCGACACGCTGCGCATGAACTGGACGCATGGTCACAACCAAACCATCCACAACGGCATCGGCCGCATCGGTTTCTACACCGGCGGAAAGGCAGCCCGCTTCCGCGATGAAGACCTCGGCGATGCGTGGATCAAGGAGTCGAACCAATGGATCGAGGCGCACAAGGATCAGCCCTTCTTCCTCTACTTCGCCAGCCACGACATTCATGTGCCACGCATGCCGCACGAGCGTTTCCAGGGGCAAACACCGCTCGGATTTCGTGGCGATGCCATCGTGGAGTTCGACTGGAGCGTGGGCGAGATCATGAAGACGCTCGACCGGCTCAAGCTGGCCGAAAATACACTCATCGTGCTCTGCTCCGACAACGGTCCCGTGCTTGATGACGGCTATGTGGACGGCGCGGTGGAGAAACTCGGCTCCCACGAGCCTGCGGGGCCTTTTAGCGGCGGCAAATACAGCGTTTTCGAAGGCGGCACGCGCACACCCTTCATCGCGAAGTGGGCTGGACGCATCAAGCCGGGCGTGTCTGATGAAGTCGTCTGCACCGTCGATCTCGCGGCTAGTTTTGCGGCGCTGACGAGCACTCCGCTGGCCGAAAACGCCTGCCTCGACAGCCAGAACATCCTTCCCGCGCTTCTCGGAGATCCCGGTGCGAAAGGTCGCGAGGCCTTGCTTCAGCAAGACAACAACGGCAACAACCTCGGCCTCCGCATGGGTGACTGGAAGCTCGTACGGATGAAGAACAAAGGCGCGTCCAAAGCCGTGGTCACGAAGAAGAAGCGCGATGATGCCGGTGGCGTGCATCGGCTTTATTATCTGCCGGATGATGCGGCGGAGACAAAAGACGTGAGCGCGGAGCAGCCGGAGAGGTTAAAGACGATGATCGCGAAGATGAATGAGATCGTCGCAGCGGAGCGGACGAGGAAGTAA
- a CDS encoding sulfatase, producing the protein MLLRFVVLFALCPLLSAFAAAQPNILWFVVDDMSANFSCYGEKLIQTPAVDKLAAEGTKFTHAFVTAPVCSPCRSAMITGMYQTTIGSHHHRSGRGEMKIHLPEGVEPVPALFQKAGYFTCIGSGVSQVKEGKKKKAGGLGKTDYNFDYDSTIYNSHDWAGRGEKPFFMQVQLSGGKQRGGTDERAQALSRSAEQAFGKAVQPDDVTLPPYYPRDPVLLRDWAAYLDAVRFTDQHVGRVIARLESEGLLENTLIIFMTDHGISHARGKQFLYDEGTHVPFVVRGPGIAKGAVRNDLVMQIDMGALSLAAAGIPLPAKMQGRDILAKEYQPREAIFAARDRCDETIERLRSVRTDRFLYIRNFHPQRPHLQPNAYKDGKTIVQTLRSLHADGKLPAISESLLFSPTRAPEELYDYQNDPFQLTNLATKPGFKTQLESHRSKLDQWMTDTQDKGPESEAMYDSDMVEYLGRDNPEVAKNIALMKQWAKEGK; encoded by the coding sequence ATGCTCCTCCGCTTTGTCGTGCTCTTCGCTCTCTGTCCGCTGCTCTCCGCCTTCGCGGCGGCGCAGCCGAACATCCTCTGGTTCGTCGTCGATGACATGTCGGCCAACTTCTCATGCTACGGCGAGAAGCTGATCCAGACGCCCGCCGTGGACAAGCTCGCGGCGGAGGGAACGAAGTTCACGCACGCCTTCGTCACCGCGCCCGTGTGCTCGCCGTGTCGTTCGGCGATGATCACGGGCATGTATCAGACCACCATCGGCTCGCATCATCATCGCAGCGGGCGTGGTGAGATGAAGATCCATCTGCCGGAGGGCGTGGAGCCTGTGCCGGCGCTGTTTCAGAAGGCGGGCTACTTCACCTGCATCGGCAGCGGAGTGTCGCAGGTGAAAGAAGGCAAGAAGAAGAAAGCCGGCGGACTCGGCAAGACCGACTACAACTTCGATTACGACAGCACCATTTATAACAGCCACGACTGGGCCGGACGCGGCGAGAAGCCCTTCTTCATGCAGGTGCAGCTCAGCGGCGGCAAACAGCGCGGAGGCACTGATGAAAGGGCGCAGGCGCTTTCACGCAGCGCGGAGCAGGCTTTTGGCAAGGCCGTGCAGCCGGATGACGTGACGCTGCCGCCCTACTATCCGCGTGATCCGGTGTTGTTGCGCGACTGGGCCGCCTACCTCGACGCCGTGCGCTTCACCGATCAGCATGTGGGCCGCGTCATCGCCCGGCTGGAGAGCGAAGGCCTGCTGGAGAACACGCTCATCATCTTCATGACCGATCACGGCATCAGCCATGCGCGTGGCAAGCAGTTCCTCTATGATGAGGGCACGCACGTTCCCTTCGTCGTGCGCGGCCCTGGCATCGCCAAAGGCGCGGTGCGGAATGATCTCGTCATGCAGATCGACATGGGCGCGCTTTCACTCGCCGCCGCAGGCATTCCGCTCCCCGCAAAGATGCAGGGCCGCGACATCTTAGCGAAGGAGTACCAGCCACGCGAGGCCATCTTCGCCGCGCGGGATCGTTGCGATGAAACCATCGAGCGCCTCCGCAGCGTGCGCACAGATCGCTTCCTCTACATCCGCAACTTCCATCCCCAACGTCCGCATCTCCAGCCCAATGCCTACAAGGACGGCAAAACCATCGTGCAGACACTGCGTTCGCTTCACGCGGATGGCAAACTGCCCGCCATCTCCGAATCGCTGCTCTTCAGCCCCACACGCGCACCTGAGGAACTCTACGACTACCAGAACGATCCCTTCCAGCTCACCAATCTCGCCACCAAACCCGGGTTCAAAACCCAGCTCGAATCCCACCGCTCCAAACTCGATCAATGGATGACCGACACTCAAGACAAAGGTCCCGAATCCGAAGCCATGTATGACAGCGACATGGTGGAGTATCTCGGCAGAGACAATCCCGAGGTCGCGAAAAACATCGCGCTCATGAAGCAGTGGGCGAAGGAAGGCAAGTAG